DNA sequence from the Prinia subflava isolate CZ2003 ecotype Zambia chromosome 25, Cam_Psub_1.2, whole genome shotgun sequence genome:
ACGCTCCAGGGTGGGACAatccctcagctctggcttgGTCAAAGAGCGGACGCTGGGGCAAAGCTGCCCAGCAATGGGGGGGACTCAGCCCTCCCCCGGGAGGTGTCAGCGCTGAGGGGCATCCAGGTGTCCTCCAGTGGTGCCTTGCAGGTTCTATGAGAAGATCCAGGCACTGCACCAGGACCCCGAGGCCTCGGTGGACAACCCCCTGCTGGCCTTCAGCCTCATCAAGCGCCTCCACTCTGACTGGCCCAACATCATCTACAGCGACGAGGCCACCGGGAACGCCCAGGGTACTGGGAGGGTGCTCggccctgtgtcccctctccaggcagagccaggacagggtCGGGAGAGGATGGAGGAGCAGGGCAAGAGATGGAAGAGTGAAACATGCAGAAGGGTCAGTGGGTAGAGGAGCAGGAGAATGGATGGAGGAACCAGGAAATagatggaggggctggggaatgGGTGGAGAAGCAAGAAAACTGTTGGAGGAGCAGAATGGATGGAGGAGCAGGATGTGAGGTCCCCAGGGAAGAGAGCTACTAAGGGCAATTGTGCCTCATAATTTCATTTATCCCCCCATCCCGCACCTCtttcccaccctgcagctctccatgcTGGCCTCCAGGAGGTGGAGCGGGAGCTGCCTGGGAGTGAGGACCTGGacggggcggcgcgggcgctGATGCGGCTGCAGGACGTCTACGCCCTCAGCGTCAAGGGCCTGGCCGGCGGCGTCTTCCAGAGAGCCGGGCACCCGCCCCTCTACAGCCCCGGCCGGCGCGCCCCCCTCTCTGCCGACGACTGCTTCCACGTGGGAAAGGTGAGGGAGGGCTCTCAAAGCTTCTCCAGCCCCGGAGGTTGCTCCCACAGGGATGGACACTGGGGGTGCTTTAcatgggatgagatgggagTGCAGGTGCAAATGGGCATGAGGATGGAACAGGAAAGGaagggatgggacaggatgggGATGTAGGAGGGAATGGGATGGAGATGGCAATAGGAAAGCAACAGATGCAATAGTGCAGGATGGGTGGGAATTGTAGTGGGATGGGATGACTCGGCATgagggggatggggagggggatggggatgggatgcaGGCCAGGCTGGTGCAGGTGATGTGTTTCCTTGTAGGTGGCCTATGACGCAGGTGACTATTACCACTCCATTGCATGGCTGGAGGAGGCTGTCAGCCTCTTCCGCCTCTCCTACGGCAGCTGGAACCTGGAGGACCGGAGCAGCCTGGAGGATGCTCTGGACCACCTGGCCTTCTCCTACTTCATGGTACAGCCATGAGtccccttcccatcccagtGTCCAGTGGAGCCAAACCATGGGCGGGAGGATGGATGCTCATGGGGTCTCCACTCCCCATGCAGGCTGGAAACATCTCTCATGCCTTGAGCCTGTCTATGGAGTTTCTCCACTACGGTATGTGGATGCAACAGGAAGAGGGAAGCATTTTGGGATGTCCCCATCACCTCTGCATGGCAACAGCCTCCCTCACCCCATTTCTTGCCCCCTTCTGGGGTAATTCTCCAGGGACCgatgccagggcagggggttgATGGGGATGCAGCATTCTGGGTGACACCACCTCCCCAGCAGATCCCAGCAACCAACGGGTGTCGAGGAACGTGGCCAAGTACAAGAAACTGCTGGAGATGGGGACGGGGGCAGGTGCCAGCCCCCTGCAGCGCCCCAACAGCACCCACCTGCAGAGCCGCGACGCCTACGAGGAGCTGTGCCAGCGCCCCAGGGGGCAGGTGGGACTGCAGGGACACCACGGGCCCCACCACCGCTGTGCCCCCTTCAAGCCCTCCTTGgtcctttttctccccaggcagccccagagcagctcctgcacctcaGCTGCTCCTACGAGACCAACGGCAGCCCCtacctcctcctccagcctgccAAGAAGGAGATGGTCCGGATCCAACCCTATGTGGCTCTCTACCATGATTTCATCACTGATGCTGAGGCTGAGACTATCAAGGGGTTGGCAGGGCCCTGGGTGAGCCATCCTTATCTCCAGGGATGTCCCTTTCCTGCAGCAGGGTGTCCCAGGAGATCGTGATCCAGGGTGAATGCAGAGATAGGAGGGGTTTTAAGGCCAAAGCCTTCTCCAGGGAGTTCAGAtgggacggggcttggagcaacctaaACCGCTTCCCAACCAGGCTTGACTTGGTGACACCCTACTGCTCCGGCTCCACCTGCTGTCACTGCTTCCCTCACCCCAGAGAGGCTCCTTGGGGTGGGATGTTTGGCAACCAGCTGGTACAAACCCACCGACTTTGACCCTGACCACGGCCCCTGCTGGGGTGAGGGTCCCCGTGGTGGCAACATGCACCCCCCGTGTCCTTCAGCTGCAGAGATCCGTGGTTGCCTctggggagaagcagcagaaagccGAGTACCGGATAAGCAAGAGGTAGCAGCCACCCCTCCCATGTCCTCCAGCCAGGGCCACCACCATGGCCCAGTGGCCACCTCTGAGGGGGCAGTGGAGCCGTGCTGGGAGGGAGGCCTGGctcctccagcagtgccccGAGGGTAAAGCCCAGGCACACATGGATTTGGGGGCTGACATGGGTGGTCCCACAGCGCCTGGCTCAAGGACACGGCCGACCCAGTGGTGCGGGCGCTGGACGGGCGCATCGCTGCCGTCACCGGGCTGGACCTGCGGCCACCCTACGCCGAGTACCTGCAGGTGGTCAACTACGGCTTGGGAGGCCACTACGAGCCACACTTCGACCACGCCACGGTCAGGGAGCGGCCAGGGCGGGCCGTGGGGGGACACCCGGGGTGGCTCCTGGGATGCCCCTGGGGTGGACTCAAGGGGGGTCCCTGGGATGTTCCTGGGGATGGGCCCTGGGTTGGCCTTTGGGGTGATTCCCAAAGGAGAACTCTTGGGTAGTCCCTCAGATACTCCTGGAGACAGGCCCTGGGATGCTCCTCATGATGCTGCTGGGATAGTGCCCAAGGAAAGACCCTGAATGGTCCCCAGGGGCGTCCCCATGGTGATCCCTTGGTTATTCCCTGAGATGTTCCTAGTGATGCACCTGGGATGGCCCGTGGCAGGGGTAGGATGGATGGTCCTAGGAAGGTGATCCCTGGATGGGTGCCTGGGGTAttcctgggaagggagggaaggaggaagaaaaaagaagagagagggagggattTTCAGGGGGGGAACAGTGTGGGGCAGCGTAGAGCTGCCGGGGCATGAGATGcctctgggctgagctgtgtCAGTGCAGGACTGATCGTTCCCACCTCCCCTTTTGGAGCAGTCCATGAAGAGCCCCCTGTATAGAATGAAGTCGGGCAACAGAATCGCCACAGTCATGATCTACGTGAGTCCTCCCTCATTTCCAAGCCGGGAGAGCTGGCACTGGCTGGGCCCTCGGGGTATGGGATGGGTGAGGGCAGCCCTAAAACGCTGCAGTGGGTGGGAAGTGCTGATGTCTGTGGAGTATTCAGGAGCTTGTGCCATGCCAAAGTGAGGGGAACAGACTTGGGGCCCCAGGGAGgttttgtgcctcagtttcaCTGTGCAAACGAGCatcacagggaagggaggatcCATGGCTCCtatttttgctccttttccagctgagtGCAGTGGAGGCTGGAGGCTCCACTGCTTTCATCTATGCCAACTTCAGCGTGCCCGTGGTCAAGGTAAGGGGTCATGTGGAAtcactgggagcagggaagggaggacgCTGCTCTCTgtctcagctcctgcagggagttGTGGCCAAGCCTCTCCCGATGCCAAACCGCAGCCCTGGGACTCCCCAACCTCTTTTGGGGTGCCAAAATTCAGCTTGGGGATCCCAGCTCTGTTTTAGGGTAGCAAACCCATCTCTGCTCCACAGAATGCGGCTCTTTTCTGGTGGAACCTGCAGAGGAACGGGAATGGTGACGGGGACACCCTCCACGCCGGCTGCCCCGTCCTGGCCGGGGACAAGTGGGGTGAGAGACGCTAGCAGATGTCACCTCAGGGTGACATGGGGTTGGAGGGACAGCTCCACCGGCAGGGAGGCAAGAggggctgggaatgcacagATATCCTGCATAACAGGGAAGAAGTTCCCTGATGCCAGCGCAGGGTTAGAGGAGGGTGCAGAGCGATGGGAACAGACAGGGCTCCGTGTCCTTGTCCGTTCCAGTGGCGAATAAGTGGATCCATGAACACGGGCAGGAGTTTCGGCGGCCGTGCAGTGCCAATCCACAGGACTGAGCCACCGTGATGTCACATCTGTAGGTGGCAAAGCCACCCCGGCACAGCATCTCCCCAAGGGCGGAGCAGGGAAGGGGGTAGCACAGGAGCAGGGGGTGATCGGGAGGGGCATTTGCTCAACCACGGCCAAACTGAGTGGAAATAAAGTCAAAAGACACTAAACCGGACTATGTTCTGGGGTGCCAGACCTTATTCCTGCGGCTCCCATCTGTTTTGGAATGCCAAAATCCAGTCTCGGGGAGAAGCAGTTCCTTCAGCCGTCCTGgccccctgcctgcctgcagacAAGTTCCCTTTCTCCACGCCGACCGCAGCTCCTGCGTGACTGGAAGGCAAAGAGCAGGCAGCCGGGATCTCTGGAATCTCCGGGATCTGCAGCGCATGGAGACGGGGCAGGAGCCCTCCCGAGCCCCGGCACTTCCCGTGGGCACCAGCGCGGCTGGAgcgagggctgggctggaggacGCCTGTGTCACAGCAACTCCCCAGCGCCCTCCGGCCCCATTGTCCCGGGGTTTCTGTTCCGgtccctgccctgtccagcCATCgctgctgtggggttttctgTCCCCCGGTCCCTCAGCCgtggctgctgtggggttttctgTCCCCCGGTCCCTCAGCCATCgctgctgtggggttttctgTCCCCCGGTCCCTCAGCCATCgctgctgtggggttttctgTCCCCCGGTCCCTCAGCCATCgctgctgtggggttttctgTCCCCCGGTCCCTCAGCCATCACTGCTGTACCTCCGGGTGCCTCGGGGCCCCCGGGCCTCCCTTCCCTCAGTCTCTATCCCTGCCCAGGTGTGTGCGCCCCCTCTCGATTTGCTCAGCTACCTTGGGGTTTGTTAGCTTAGGcaagaagggtttgggtttttttccccttccctggccTTGGAGACTGTGggagtgaaaagaacagggcatatgcctttattaatattcagctctttattaaagtgattagctcattattaaaatcatcagcaggattgcaaagtccaatcggagttttccacactactgcagccatctgaaggagcaggtgctgtcccagtggatgctgagtccttgttcccatagaaacagctggcagttctcgctggtcaaccatcagaaggcagagcactggcagtcagctctttgccctcagggaaaagtttcaagagtttcccattctctacatcagtcagctcagctggccggttcccattccattcaggctcctcacaggtcatggccaatcttcaaaccaggccaggaggtgcacccactccccgctcagccagggcactatcccattctcttctgacgaatccagcttcctgtcccggggtgcagtatcccccaaaaaaacctcccaggatccacgggggcggccctgccctatctgcatatccaaatgaatatgcatttgtcctggtcatagccgaagttactcttgctaaatgaggtagttacaaaggacaatagggctatctaggtgtgggcagcttcttttcacatttcaattaggtagggaaaagttgccaggcaactttccttcagggcagctctccctgctcagattgtctggggtgtggggggtgttactctagccaggagagggtcagttgtggggtggttgttttggttttttggttgttttttttttttttttttttttttttttttttttttttttttttccgttcatAACAGGAGCAAtcctttggttttttggtgtttttctttttttttctttttttttcttttttcttttttttttcttttttttttttcttttttttcctttttttcttttttttccttttttcctgtcctgAGCTGT
Encoded proteins:
- the P4HA3 gene encoding prolyl 4-hydroxylase subunit alpha-3; this encodes MLSVRGALGAERRLLRRLLSYLRDESSRLRRLRRFYEKIQALHQDPEASVDNPLLAFSLIKRLHSDWPNIIYSDEATGNAQALHAGLQEVERELPGSEDLDGAARALMRLQDVYALSVKGLAGGVFQRAGHPPLYSPGRRAPLSADDCFHVGKVAYDAGDYYHSIAWLEEAVSLFRLSYGSWNLEDRSSLEDALDHLAFSYFMAGNISHALSLSMEFLHYADPSNQRVSRNVAKYKKLLEMGTGAGASPLQRPNSTHLQSRDAYEELCQRPRGQAAPEQLLHLSCSYETNGSPYLLLQPAKKEMVRIQPYVALYHDFITDAEAETIKGLAGPWLQRSVVASGEKQQKAEYRISKSAWLKDTADPVVRALDGRIAAVTGLDLRPPYAEYLQVVNYGLGGHYEPHFDHATSMKSPLYRMKSGNRIATVMIYLSAVEAGGSTAFIYANFSVPVVKNAALFWWNLQRNGNGDGDTLHAGCPVLAGDKWVANKWIHEHGQEFRRPCSANPQD